The Salvia miltiorrhiza cultivar Shanhuang (shh) chromosome 1, IMPLAD_Smil_shh, whole genome shotgun sequence genome has a window encoding:
- the LOC130998380 gene encoding uncharacterized protein LOC130998380 has translation MGEKGKNEVIELDHFFHKHPLILTERSGSGYDRCYGCRRYIFSGETIYRCRDCSSPTLHEECAEMPREITLSLHPQHTLVQKEVSYVPTCAVCEEGVFRIGYYCSSSCKFQIHVGCAQSMDVRGAVERSCTPHPSHPQHELMLLWRPGRAASLRCDACSAIHRGNSYLCTVCQYSINESCAALPATLDHRLHGHPLSLAYRLPLEYIKWNFKCDICYKDLLPKYWVYHCEICRYVAHINCAIKPSLVITSNIDVDVVDGDVIAFPINDAVKELIGRFVTKLGVTAMSHDNEIVKGKYKLHNPDHQFRLISSSRHEEEEEEEEEEEEEEEEEEEEEEEDDEDDDDDLNYGLKSTLVCEGCTGPILEKKRKSGSSSNKYISCGECKYSLHLPCFQFPTELPSHPLHQPADHILTLQTCPKLDFVYCSICRFYTNGLFYECKMCYFKVDIKCISLPDTIKHAAHPHHHLKLLTKEITSERSFWRRACNACGYDTFADICYRCEGCQIILHSACALLPAQVSNPRWDKHPLPLTFDASANHPSSFYCEVCEEEMNPKRLMYHCRICDVSIHPKCLPTASGQYRNIKFGQLYDVPAHHHHPLAYQLLTKKLRCDVCRQRKDYGTRGFQCASHKCDFFMCLVPCGRNEEDAMRMHAHSFRKSQM, from the exons ATGGGTGAGAAGGGAAAGAATGAGGTGATTGAGCTTGATCATTTCTTCCATAAACATCCACTCATTTTGACGGAAAGAAGTGGCAGTGGATACGACAGATGTTATGGCTGCCGGAGGTACATCTTCTCCGGAGAGACGATCTACAGATGCCGCGACTGCAGCAGCCCAACATTACACGAAGAATGCGCAGAAATGCCGCGAGAGATCACGCTCTCCTTGCACCCTCAACACACCCTCGTCCAAAAAGAAGTGTCCTACGTACCCACATGTGCAGTCTGCGAAGAAGGTGTATTTAGGATTGGGTACTACTGCAGTAGCTCATGCAAGTTCCAGATCCACGTCGGGTGCGCACAGAGCATGGATGTGAGGGGTGCAGTTGAGCGCAGCTGCACCCCACACCCCAGCCACCCGCAGCATGAGCTCATGCTGCTGTGGAGGCCGGGCCGGGCTGCCTCCTTGAGGTGCGATGCTTGCAGCGCCATACACCGAGGGAACTCTTATCTGTGCACCGTTTGTCAATACTCTATCAACGAGAGCTGCGCCGCCTTGCCTGCCACCCTCGACCACCGCCTCCACGGCCACCCGCTCTCCCTTGCTTATCGTCTCCCACTAGAATATATCAAGTGGAATTTCAAGTGTGACATCTGTTACAAGGACTTGCTCCCTAAATATTGGGTCTATCATTGTGAGATTTGCAGATACGTTGCCCATATCAACTGCGCCATCAAACCATCTCTCGTCATCAC GAGCAATATTGATGTGGATGTAGTTGATGGAGATGTCATTGCGTTTCCCATAAATGACGCGGTGAAAGAGCTCATTGGACGTTTTGTTACGAAATTAGGAGTAACGGCCATGTCTCATGATAATGAGATCGTCAAAGGCAAATACAAACTCCATAATCCCGACCATCAGTTTCGTTTAATCTCGTCATCACGgcatgaagaagaagaagaagaagaagaagaagaagaagaagaagaagaagaagaagaagaagaagaagaagaagatgatgaagatgacgatgatgatctTAACTATGGCTTAAAATCAACATTAGTATGTGAGGGGTGCACCGGACCAATTTTAGAGAAGAAACGGAAATCTGGCTCATCGTCAAATAAATACATAAGTTGTGGCGAATGTAAATACTCTCTCCACTTACCTTGCTTCCAATTTCCAACCGAGCTTCCCTCTCATCCACTCCACCAACCAGCTGATCACATTCTAACCCTTCAAACCTGCCCCAAACTCGACTTTGTTTACTGCAGCATCTGTCGTTTCTATACGAATGGGCTCTTCTATGAGTGCAAAATGTGCTACTTCAAAGTAGATATAAAGTGCATTTCTCTGCCCGACACCATAAAACACGCAGCTCACCCACACCATCATCTCAAGCTGCTCACTAAAGAGATAACAAGCGAGAGAAGCTTCTGGCGGCGGGCGTGCAACGCATGTGGTTATGATACATTTGCCGACATCTGCTACAGATGTGAAGGCTGCCAAATCATATTGCATTCTGCGTGTGCGCTGCTGCCTGCACAAGTGAGTAATCCTAGATGGGATAAGCACCCGCTGCCGCTGACGTTCGATGCTAGCGCCAACCATCCCAGTAGCTTCTACTGTGAAGTCTGCGAAGAAGAGATGAATCCCAAGAGGTTGATGTATCACTGCCGAATCTGCGATGTTTCCATCCATCCCAAGTGCTTGCCGACAGCATCAGGCCAGTATCGGAACATCAAGTTTGGGCAGCTGTATGATGTACCCGCACATCACCACCACCCTCTCGCCTATCAACTTCTAACCAAGAAGCTGCGCTGCGACGTCTGCCGCCAAAGGAAGGATTATGGTACACGTGGATTTCAGTGTGCTTCACACAAATGTGACTTCTTCATGTGTTTAGTCCCGTGTGGTAGAAATGAGGAAGATGCCATGCGCATGCATGCCCATTCATTCAGGAAATCTCAGATGTAG
- the LOC130998367 gene encoding uncharacterized protein LOC130998367, with protein sequence MSEKGKNEVIELDHFFHKHPLILTERAGRTEYDLCSGCWRYIFSGETIYRCRDCSSPTLHEECAEMPREITLSLHPQHTLVQKESRRRSCSVCGKGIRGIGYYCSSSGSCQFQIHLGCARSMDVMGAAAAGNQHPSHPQHELKLLWRPGRAASLRCDACSTIHRGNSYLCTVCQYSINESCAALPATLDHHLHGHPLSLAYCLPLDYIKWNFKCDVCFKDLLRKYWVYHCEICRYVAHINCAITTSPVIMSNIDVDAVDGDVIAFPINDAVELIGRFVTRLGVTVISHDNEIVKGKYKLHNPDHQLHLISSSRLEEEEEEEGDNSDDEDDDDLNYGLKSTLVCDGCTGPILEKKQKSGSSSSNKYISCGECKYSLHLPCFQSPTELSSHPLHPEPDHILTLQTGPKLNFVYCSFCRFYTNGLFYECKMCNFKVDIKCISLPDTIKHAAHPHHHLKLLTKEITRNSGFWLRACSACGYDTFADVCYRCDG encoded by the exons ATGAGCGAGAAGGGAAAGAATGAGGTGATTGAGCTTGATCATTTCTTCCATAAACATCCACTCATTTTGACGGAAAGAGCTGGCCGTACTGAATACGACTTATGTTCTGGCTGCTGGAGGTACATCTTCTCCGGAGAGACGATCTACAGATGCCGCGACTGCAGCAGCCCAACGTTACACGAAGAATGCGCAGAAATGCCGCGAGAGATAACGCTCTCCTTGCACCCTCAACACACCCTCGTCCAAAAAGAGAGCCGTCGCAGATCATGCTCTGTCTGCGGAAAAGGAATACGTGGAATTGGGTACTACTGCAGTAGCTCCGGCTCATGCCAGTTCCAGATACACCTTGGGTGCGCACGGAGCATGGACGTGATGGGTGCAGCTGCTGCTGGCAACCAACACCCCAGCCATCCGCAGCATGAGCTCAAGCTGTTGTGGAGGCCTGGGCGGGCTGCCTCCTTGAGGTGCGATGCTTGCAGCACCATACACCGAGGGAACTCTTATCTGTGCACCGTTTGTCAGTACTCTATCAACGAGAGCTGCGCCGCCTTGCCTGCCACCCTCGACCACCACCTCCACGGCCACCCGCTCTCCCTTGCTTATTGTCTCCCACTAGACTATATCAAGTGGAATTTCAAGTGTGACGTGTGTTTCAAGGACTTGCTCCGTAAATATTGGGTCTATCATTGTGAGATTTGCAGATATGTTGCCCATATCAACTGCGCCATCACAACATCTCCCGTCATCAT GAGCAATATTGATGTGGATGCAGTTGATGGAGATGTCATTGCGTTTCCCATAAATGACGCAGTGGAGCTCATTGGACGTTTTGTTACGAGATTAGGAGTAACGGTCATCTCTCATGATAATGAGATCGTCAAAGGCAAATACAAACTCCATAATCCCGACCATCAATTACATTTAATCTCGTCATCCCGgcttgaagaagaagaagaagaagaaggagacaATAGCGAtgatgaagatgacgatgatCTTAACTATGGCTTAAAATCAACATTAGTATGTGACGGGTGCACCGGACCAATTTTAGAGAAGAAACAGAAATCTGGCTCATCGTCATCAAATAAATACATAAGTTGTGGCGAATGCAAATACTCTCTTCACTTACCTTGCTTCCAATCACCAACCGAGCTTTCCTCTCATCCACTCCACCCAGAACCTGATCACATTCTAACCCTTCAAACCGGCCCCAAACTCAACTTTGTCTACTGCAGCTTCTGTCGTTTCTATACGAATGGGCTCTTCTATGAGTGCAAAATGTGCAACTTCAAAGTAGATATAAAGTGCATTTCTCTGCCCGACACCATAAAACACGCAGCTCACCCACACCATCATCTCAAGCTGCTCACTAAAGAGATAACAAGGAACAGTGGCTTCTGGCTGCGTGCATGCAGCGCATGTGGTTATGATACATTTGCCGATGTCTGCTACAGATGTGATGGCTGA
- the LOC130998352 gene encoding polyadenylate-binding protein 2-like — MAQIQVQHQNVAAPAPNGVAVAPGGASAGQFQTTSLYVGDLDFNVTDSQLYDLFNQVGQVVSVRVCRDLSTRRSLGYGYVNYSNPQDAARAMELLNFTPLNNKSIRVMYSHRDPSVRKSGMANIFIKNLDKTIDNKALHDTFSSFGNILSCKIATDPNGQSKGYGFVQFDSEEAAQSAIDKLNGMLINDKQVYVGHFLRKQERDTTQGNAKFNNVFVKNLAESTTDDDLKTTFGEYGIITSAVVMRDADGKSRCFGFVNFEHADDAAKAVEALNGKKFEDKEWYVGKAQKKSEREQELKSRFEQTTRETVDKFPGVNLYVKNLDDSIDDDKLRELFSGFGTITSCKVMRDPSGISRGSGFVAFSTPEEASRALAEMNGKMLISKPLYVALAQRKEERRAKLQAQFLQMRPVAMPPSMAPRMPMYPPGAPGIGQQLFYGQAPAIIPPQAGFGYQQQLVPGMRPGGAPMPNFFVPLVQQGQQGQRPGGRRGGPGQQNQQPVPMMQQQMLPRGGRVYRYPPGRNVPDVPMPGVAGGMVSVPYDMGGMLPRDPQPMPITALASALANATPEQQRTMLGENLYPLVDQLEHEHAAKVTGMLLEMDQTEVLHLLESPDALKSKVSEAMDVLRNVQQSGSPADQLASLSLNDNLVS; from the exons ATGGCGCAGATTCAGGTGCAGCACCAGAATGTGGCGGCGCCGGCTCCCAATGGAGTGGCGGTGGCGCCTGGTGGGGCTTCTGCAGGACAGTTTCAGACGACCTCTCTGTATGTCGGTGACTTGGATTTCAACGTAACGGACTCGCAGCTCTACGATCTGTTCAATCAGGTTGGGCAGGTTGTGTCTGTTAGGGTTTGTCGCGACCTTAGCACTCGCCGCAGCCTTGGCTATGGTTATGTCAATTATAGCAACCCCCAGGACG CTGCAAGAGCTATGGAATTGTTGAACTTCACTCCCCTCAATAACAAGTCGATCCGAGTCATGTATTCTCATCGGGACCCAAGTGTTAGAAAAAGTGGAATGGCAAATATCTTTATCAAG AATTTGGACAAAACAATTGATAACAAAGCTCTGCACGACACTTTCTCTAGCTTTGGAAACATCCTTTCGTGTAAGATAGCAACTGATCCTAACGGTCAATCTAAGGGTTATGGATTTGTGCAATTTGATTCTGAAGAAGCTGCACAAAGTGCTATAGATAAGTTAAATGGTATGCTCATAAATGATAAGCAAGTCTATGTTGGGCATTTCCTCCGTAAGCAAGAGAGGGATACGACGCAGGGCAATGCTAAGTTCAACAATGTGTTTGTGAAAAATCTAGCCGAGTCTACTACAGATGATGATCTAAAAACAACTTTTGGCGAATATGGGATAATCACTAGTGCTGTAGTGATGAGGGATGCTGATGGAAAGTCGAGATGCTTTGGATTTGTCAATTTTGAGCATGCTGATGATGCTGCTAAAGCTGTTGAAGCTCTAAATGGAAAGAAATTTGAGGACAAGGAATGGTATGTTGGGAAAGCCCAGAAGAAGTCGGAGAGAGAGCAGGAACTTAAAAGTCGGTTTGAGCAAACTACCAGGGAAACTGTTGACAAATTTCCAGGAGTTAACTTATATGTTAAAAACTTAGATGATAGCATTGATGATGACAAACTGAGAGAATTATTTTCAGGTTTTGGTACCATCACCTCTTGTAAG GTTATGCGAGACCCTAGTGGAATAAGCAGAGGATCTGGATTTGTTGCCTTTTCAACTCCGGAAGAAGCTTCCCGAGCT CTTGCTGAAATGAATGGGAAAATGTTAATTAGCAAGCCTCTTTACGTTGCCTTGGCACAGCGCAAGGAAGAGAGGAGAGCCAAGTTACAG GCCCAATTTTTGCAAATGAGGCCTGTTGCAATGCCACCTTCTATGGCTCCACGTATGCCCATGTATCCCCCTGGTGCACCTGGTATTGGGCAGCAGCTATTTTATGGGCAAGCCCCTGCCATCATTCCTCCTCAG GCTGGCTTTGGTTATCAGCAGCAGCTTGTTCCTGGAATGCGCCCCGGGGGTGCTCCCATGCCAAATTTCTTTGTGCCGCTAGTCCAACAGGGTCAGCAGGGCCAACGACCAGGTGGCAGACGAGGAGGTCCAGGACAGCAAAATCAGCAACCTGTCCCGATGATGCAACAGCAG ATGCTACCAAGGGGGGGGAGGGTGTATAGGTATCCTCCTGGTCGTAATGTGCCAGATGTGCCCATGCCTGGTGTTGCTGGAGGAATGGTTTCTGTTCCGTATGACATGGGTGGCATGCTTCCTCGAGATCCCCAGCCTATGCCAATTACTGCTTTGGCTTCTGCCCTTGCTAATGCAACACCTGAACAACAGAGAACT ATGTTGGGTGAGAACTTGTACCCTCTTGTTGATCAACTGGAGCATGAGCATGCTGCGAAGGTCACAGGCATGCTTCTGGAGATGGACCAGACCGAGGTTCTTCATTTGCTTGAGTCACCTGATGCTTTGAAATCAAAGGTTTCCGAGGCAATGGATGTCCTGAGGAATGTTCAGCAGTCTGGCAGCCCCGCCGACCAACTTGCTTCGCTGTCACTCAACGACAACCTTGTTTCTTGA
- the LOC130998360 gene encoding ferruginol synthase-like, whose translation MDPIIVLLISIIVVIFAWFYVRRRGPKLPPGPYPFPIIGNILQLGRNPHQSLADLSKTHGPLMSLKLGSIYTVVVSSPELAKLFLQEHDQVFSGRTISAAAEAHEHDKYSMALMPAGERWKKARRLCREHMFSARQLEAGAGLRREKLQKLLDYVRECSVNGRAVNLGEVAFVTSLNLLTVTLFSVDFTEFDSDATQQLKETIEGVTKVLGAPNVADFFPFLKRWDPQGIKRRSELHFGKLLAILRGIINERLESRSVQRKNDLLDTLLDVMEGSEYDLSFKEIQHVLLDLFLGGSDSTQSTVEWAMTELLAKPEKMSKAKNELRSVVGENNQVEESDVSSSRLPYLGAVIKETLRLHPPGPLLIPRRADREVEIGGYMIPQNAQIFVNVWAIGRDSSIWPNATSFEPERFLDSKIELKGQDFELIPFGSGRRMCPGLALADRMLHLMLGSLLHNFDWKMEGGVRPDTQEEFGLALHKALPLKAIPLYCF comes from the exons ATGGATCCCATAATTGTACTCCTAATATCGATAATTGTTGTGATTTTCGCGTGGTTTTATGTCCGACGGCGGGGGCCGAAGCTCCCGCCAGGGCCGTACCCATTTCCGATCATCGGAAACATTCTCCAACTGGGCCGGAACCCCCACCAATCACTGGCCGACCTCTCCAAAACTCACGGCCCTTTGATGTCTCTCAAGCTCGGTAGCATATACACAGTGGTCGTATCATCGCCAGAGTTGGCGAAACTGTTTCTACAAGAGCACGATCAAGTATTCTCCGGGCGCACCATCAGTGCGGCGGCGGAAGCGCACGAACACGACAAGTATTCAATGGCGCTGATGCCAGCCGGAGAGAGATGGAAGAAAGCGCGCAGACTGTGCAGAGAGCATATGTTCTCGGCTCGTCAGCTGGAGGCTGGCGCGGGCCTCCGGCGGGAGAAGCTGCAGAAACTGTTGGACTACGTTCGTGAATGCAGCGTGAATGGGCGAGCCGTGAACTTGGGCGAGGTGGCGTTCGTCACCTCGTTGAATCTTCTGACGGTCACACTTTTCTCCGTTGACTTCACTGAGTTTGATTCCGACGCTACGCAGCAGTTGAAGGAGACCATCGAGGGTGTGACTAAGGTTTTGGGCGCTCCCAACGTCGCCGACTTCTTCCCCTTTCTTAAACGGTGGGATCCACAAGGGATCAAGAGGCGGTCGGAGCTTCACTTTGGGAAATTGCTGGCTATTTTACGCGGCATAATCAACGAGAGATTGGAATCGAGATCTGTGCAGAGGAAAAATGATTTGCTAGATACGCTGCTTGATGTTATGGAAGGGAGTGAGTACGACTTGAGCTTCAAGGAGATTCAACATGTGCTTCTG GACTTATTTCTTGGGGGATCGGATTCGACTCAAAGCACAGTGGAATGGGCGATGACAGAACTGCTAGCGAAGCCGGAAAAGATGAGTAAGGCTAAGAATGAGCTGAGAAGCGTGGTAGGTGAAAACAATCAAGTGGAAGAATCAGATGTATCTAGTTCGAGACTACCATACTTAGGAGCAGTGATTAAAGAGACCTTACGGCTCCACCCGCCCGGTCCGCTCTTGATTCCTCGAAGAGCGGATCGTGAGGTTGAGATCGGCGGTTATATGATCCCGCAAAACGCCCAAATATTTGTCAATGTTTGGGCTATAGGAAGAGATTCGAGCATTTGGCCCAACGCAACTTCATTTGAGCCTGAAAGATTCTTAGACAGCAAAATAGAGTTGAAGGGCCAAGATTTCGAGCTTATTCCGTTTGGGTCAGGAAGAAGAATGTGTCCGGGTTTGGCACTGGCTGATCGAATGCTGCATCTGATGCTTGGTTCCCTGCTTCATAACTTTGACTGGAAGATGGAAGGAGGGGTGAGACCTGATACTCAGGAGGAGTTCGGATTGGCATTGCACAAGGCACTTCCCCTCAAGGCTATTCCACTTTACTGTTTCTGA